CGAGCGGGGTGTAGGAGACTTCGTACTCGGCGAACACCCTATCGAGGACATCGGTGAGTTCGTACTCGCCGCGGGCGCTCTTCTCGACGTCGAGCCACTCGCGGGCCTCGCCCGGCAGCACGCACGCGCCCGCGCTCACGAGGTCCGTCTCGGGTTCGTCTGGCTTCTCGGTGACACCCACCACTCGGTCGCCGTCGGTGTCGAGCACGCCGTAGTTCGAGGGGTTCTCGGCGCGGTAGGCCGCGATCCCGGGACGGGAGGCGAACAGCTGTTCGATGCTCGCGGGGTCGTAGAGGTCGTCACCGTAGAGCACCGCGAACTCGCCGTCGAGGTGTTCGCGCGCCGCCCGGACGGCGTGGGCGGTTCCCAGCTGCTCGTCCTGGGTGGCGTACGCGACCGGCACGCCACGGTACTCCTCGCCGAAGTGCTCGCGCACCGCGTCGGCCTCGTAGCCGACCACGAAGACCAGTTCGTCGGTCCCGGCCGCGACCGCGGCGTCGGCGGTGTGGGCGCACAGCGGGCGGTCGGCCACCGGGAGCATCGGTTTCGGGGTGTGGGCGGTGAGCGGTCGCATCCGGGTGCCTTCGCCGGCCGCGAGCACGATGGTCTGCATACCGCGGCCGACTCGCGGGCGGGAAATAGTCCTACCGCTCCGTCGTCGGCGGGGAGCGCCCGGTCCGTCGTTACCCATCGGGTCCCCTCAGCGCTGTGTCGAATGTGACGGAATACGGCGCGAAAGCGATCAGGCATCCAGACGAAAGGGAATATTTTAAGCGTAGCGTCTTCGAGGGGCGTCGTATAATGCGAGAAGCATTCACGATGTGGCGCGACACCCGAATGATAATGCTGGTCGCGGTGGTGGCGGCGGTCTACGCCGCGATCCTGGTCCCCTTCAAGGCGTTTCAGATCATCCCGGGGTTCGTCAGCGTTCGACCCGCGAACGTGTTCCCGGTGATCTTCGGGCTGATGTTCGGTCCCGCGGCGGCGTGGGGGTCGGCGATCGGCAACCTGATCGGCGATATCTTCGGCGGGACGCTCTCGCCGGGGAGCATCTTCGGGTTCGTCGGCAACTTCTTCTATGCGATGGTCGGCTACAAGCTCTGGGGGAGCCTCGGGCCGCTGTCGAGCGGCAACGAACCGGACTTCCGCTCGAACACCGGCACGCAGCTCGCCGAGTACGTCGTCATCGCGGCAGTCGCCTCGGCGCTCACCGCGTCGACCATCGCGTGGGGGCTCGACACCCTCGGCCTCGCGCCCTTCCCGGCGATCAGTATCTCGATCGGCGTCAACAACTTCCTCACGTCCGCGATCCTCGGGCCAATCTTGCTCTTCTTGCTCTGGGGACGGGTCAAGGACCTCGGCCTCCTCTACCCCGACGTGATGCGAAGCGAGGACCTCCCGGACGTGGGCACCTCGCGAACACAGCTCGCCGCCTACGGGTTCCTCGTCGTCGCGTTCGTTTGGATCGCGGTCGGGACGTTCGTCGCACCTCCGGGATCGACCTTCCAGCTGGTGCTCGGCGCGGTCGGGCTCGTTCTCGCGTTCGCCCTCGCGGCGGTCTCGGGCGAACGGCTCTCGTCGATCGTGAGTTAAAAAATTGCGTTTAACCGTGTGGGAAGCGAGCCACTCATAAGAATGGGAGAAGCGACCGACGAAACCGACCCCGCAGCCCGGCTCGAAGACGTGGTCTTCGCCTACGAGCAGGGCGTGGACCTGCCGGCCGCCGCGACCTTCGCCGACGATTCGGCACCGGACCCCGACGAACGCGGCGGGCCGGTGCTTCGCGGGACGAGCCTCGACTTCGCTCCCGGCTCGTTCACCGTCGTGATGGGCGCGAGCGGCGGCGGGAAGTCCACCCTCCTCCGGACCCTCAACTCGATCATCCCGGACTTCATCACGGGCTCGTTCTCGGGGGAGGTCACGGTGCTCGGGCGCGACGCCACCGAGGCGCGCGTCAGCGAGATGGCCGAAGTGGTCGGCATGGTGCTCCAGGACTACGAGGACCAGCTCTTCGGGACGAGCATCTCGGCGGAGGTGGCGTTCGGGCCCGAGAACCTCGCGGTCCCGTCCGAGGAGATCGGCGGCCGGATCGAGCACTCGCTCGACCTGATGGGGCTCGCCGACCTCGACCGCCGCCGCTCGCCCGACACCCTCTCGGGCGGGCAGAAACAGCGCCTCGTCTTCGCCGGCGTGATGGCGAATCACCCGGACCTCCTGTTGCTCGACGAACCCACGAGTGATCTGGACCCCGGCGGCAGCCGCGACACCCTCTCGGTGGTCCGCTCGCTCGCCGACGGCGCGGGCGAGGAAGGCGGACCGAACGACATCGTCCTCGTCACCCACAAGATCGAGGAGGCGCTGCTCGCCGACCGGGCGGTGCTCCTCCGGGGCGGCCGGGTCTTCCGCCACGGAACCGCACGCGAGGTGTTCACCGACCCCGAGGCGCTCCGCGAGGCACGCGTCGGCGTCCCCGCCGTCGTCGAGGTGTTCGACCGGCTCGGCTGGGACGACGACCTCCCGCTGACGGTCGAGGAAGGGATCGAGTGTGTCGCCGAGAGCCCTCTCGAATGGAGTCCGCCCGGGACCCGCGACGGGTCGAGCTCGGACGCGCCGGCCGGCACCGGCGGCTCCCTCGGCGACCCGGTCTTCGAGTTCGACGACCTCGTCCACACCTACGACACCGACCAGGGCGTCGTCCGGGCGGTCGACGGCGTGGACCTCACGGTCCGCGAGGGCGAGGTGGTCGCCATCGTCGGCCACAACGGCAGCGGGAAGACCACCCTCGCGAAGCACTTCAACGGCCTGCTCGCGCCGGATTCGGGGAGCGCGAGGTGGCGCGACCGCGACGTATCGGACCTCTCGATGGGCGAGGTCGGGCGGTCGGTCGGCTACGTCTTCCAGAACCCCGACCACCAGATCTTCGCGACCTCGGTGGCCGAGGAGGTCCGGTTCGGCCCCGAGAACTTCGGGCTGGAGGGCGAGGAGCTCGACCGGCGGGTCGAGCGCGCGATCGAGACCGTCGAGCTCGACGGGCTGGAGGAGGCCGACCCGTTCAGCCTCTCGAAGGGCCAACGTCAGCGGGTCGCGCTCGCGAGCATCCTCGCCACCGACCCCGAGGTCATCGTCTTCGACGAACCCACGACGGGGCTCGACGCCACCCAACAACGCCAGTTCCTCGACCTCGCGGCTCGATTGAACCGCGAGGAGGGGCTCACGCTGGTGATGGTGACCCACAGCATGAGTACGGTGGCGCGGTACGCCCCCCGAACGGTGGTGATGGCCGACGGCGAGAAGGTCGCCGACCGCCCGACCCGGGAGCTGTTCGCCGACGCCGACGCGCTCGAACGCTGGGAGCTCAAGTCCCCGCAGCCGGTCGCGCTCTCGAACCGGCTCGCGGGGGAGGGCGACCTGCCGGCGCTCTCGGTCGACGAGGTGGTGGCCGGGCTCGGCGGCGAGGACACGGTCCCGGCCGATAGCACGCCACGGGGTGCGGCGAACGACGGGGGTCTCGGATGAGCGGCTCGACCTCGCTCTACGTCGACAAACCCACGATATTTCACCGGTTGACGGCCCGCTCGAAGCTCGCGCTGCTGGTCGGCGTGCTCACGACCGCCTACGTCTTCGGGAACCCCGTCGTGGTCGCCGTCCCGCTGGTCGCGCTGTTCGTCGCGCTGGTGTACGCCGGCGGGTGGCGCAACGTCAAGCGCCTCTCGTTCGTGATCGTCGCGGTGTTCCTCGTCGGGTTCGTGCTCTGGCCGGCGTTCACCCCGCCCGGCGACACCGTCGTGTTCCGGACCCCGTGGTTCGCCGTCACGACCTACGAACTCCTGTTCGCGCTCGGGCGGAGCGAACGCATCGTGGCGTTCATCCTCGGCGGCCTGCTGTTCATCACCACGACCTCGAACGAGGAGATCGTCACCGGCCTCCGCTCGCTGGGGCTCCCCTACGCCTTCTGCTTCGCGGTCGGCACCGCCCTCCGGCTGTTTCCGACCTTCCTCGGCGCGACCGGCACCGTCCGGCAGGCCCAGGCCGCCCGCGGCCACGAGGTGAGCGGGGCGAACCCGATCGAGCGATTCCGGGCCTACATCCCGCTCATCGTCCCGGTGTTCATGACCGCGGTCCGGTCGGTCCAGACCCAGGCGATGGCGCTCGAAGCCCGCGGGTTCGACCCGCGACGCGACCGGACGTTCTACGACAAACCGACGTTCGGCACCGTCGACTGGGCGGTCGTCGTCGTGGGGCTCGTGCTGGTGGTCGGGTCGGTCTGGCTCTCCTTTCAGGGCTACGGCCAGGTCTAACCCCGCTCGAAGAACCGTCGGACCGGGGCGAATCCGGCGTCGTCAGACGTCGGCGTCCGCGAGCAGCTCCTCGGCGGTCGCGACCACGTCGGTGGCGTCGCGGAGGCGGTCGTCCCCGAGCAGGAGCCGGAGCCGCGGCCGGCCCACGTCGATCGGGACCTTCTCGGTGTCGATCAGCCCGGCGTCCTCGAACTGGGTCTTCTTCCGCGAGAAGGTCGCGCGGCTGGCGAGGCCGACGCTCTCGCCCCACGTGCTGAGGTTGTAGAGGAGCACCTCGTTCTTCGCCGCGGCGAGCAGGGCGATGTCCACCTCGTCGAGACCGCCCGAGGCGTCGTCGTGGGCGAGCGAGGCGCGCATCCGCTCGAAATCCGCCGTGGTTTCGGGGCCGAACTCCTCGTCCATGGTCTCGCGGACGCGTGAGAGCGGCGGGGTTCGGAGGGTGAACGGATCGGCGTTCTCCCAGCACGCGGTGTACTCCTGCCGGGCGGTCGCGACGAACGTCTCGTCGTCGGTGCTCAGGATCGCGCTCCGGCT
This sequence is a window from Halococcus hamelinensis 100A6. Protein-coding genes within it:
- the glmU gene encoding bifunctional sugar-1-phosphate nucleotidylyltransferase/acetyltransferase; this encodes MQTIVLAAGEGTRMRPLTAHTPKPMLPVADRPLCAHTADAAVAAGTDELVFVVGYEADAVREHFGEEYRGVPVAYATQDEQLGTAHAVRAAREHLDGEFAVLYGDDLYDPASIEQLFASRPGIAAYRAENPSNYGVLDTDGDRVVGVTEKPDEPETDLVSAGACVLPGEAREWLDVEKSARGEYELTDVLDRVFAEYEVSYTPLDRWMGVGRPWELLTANEWKLADLERRVEGDVSERAELRGPVVVEEGAAIEPGVVVEGPAMIRSGAHVGPNAYVRGATLLGERVRVGHSVEIKNSVVMAETHVPHLSYVGDSLLGREVNLGAGTTVANLRHDDKPVKQTVKGERVSTGRRKYGVVVGDGAKTGIHTALHPGVVLSTGARTMPNETVDRDR
- a CDS encoding QueT transporter family protein → MREAFTMWRDTRMIMLVAVVAAVYAAILVPFKAFQIIPGFVSVRPANVFPVIFGLMFGPAAAWGSAIGNLIGDIFGGTLSPGSIFGFVGNFFYAMVGYKLWGSLGPLSSGNEPDFRSNTGTQLAEYVVIAAVASALTASTIAWGLDTLGLAPFPAISISIGVNNFLTSAILGPILLFLLWGRVKDLGLLYPDVMRSEDLPDVGTSRTQLAAYGFLVVAFVWIAVGTFVAPPGSTFQLVLGAVGLVLAFALAAVSGERLSSIVS
- a CDS encoding ABC transporter ATP-binding protein, which encodes MGEATDETDPAARLEDVVFAYEQGVDLPAAATFADDSAPDPDERGGPVLRGTSLDFAPGSFTVVMGASGGGKSTLLRTLNSIIPDFITGSFSGEVTVLGRDATEARVSEMAEVVGMVLQDYEDQLFGTSISAEVAFGPENLAVPSEEIGGRIEHSLDLMGLADLDRRRSPDTLSGGQKQRLVFAGVMANHPDLLLLDEPTSDLDPGGSRDTLSVVRSLADGAGEEGGPNDIVLVTHKIEEALLADRAVLLRGGRVFRHGTAREVFTDPEALREARVGVPAVVEVFDRLGWDDDLPLTVEEGIECVAESPLEWSPPGTRDGSSSDAPAGTGGSLGDPVFEFDDLVHTYDTDQGVVRAVDGVDLTVREGEVVAIVGHNGSGKTTLAKHFNGLLAPDSGSARWRDRDVSDLSMGEVGRSVGYVFQNPDHQIFATSVAEEVRFGPENFGLEGEELDRRVERAIETVELDGLEEADPFSLSKGQRQRVALASILATDPEVIVFDEPTTGLDATQQRQFLDLAARLNREEGLTLVMVTHSMSTVARYAPRTVVMADGEKVADRPTRELFADADALERWELKSPQPVALSNRLAGEGDLPALSVDEVVAGLGGEDTVPADSTPRGAANDGGLG
- a CDS encoding energy-coupling factor transporter transmembrane component T family protein → MSGSTSLYVDKPTIFHRLTARSKLALLVGVLTTAYVFGNPVVVAVPLVALFVALVYAGGWRNVKRLSFVIVAVFLVGFVLWPAFTPPGDTVVFRTPWFAVTTYELLFALGRSERIVAFILGGLLFITTTSNEEIVTGLRSLGLPYAFCFAVGTALRLFPTFLGATGTVRQAQAARGHEVSGANPIERFRAYIPLIVPVFMTAVRSVQTQAMALEARGFDPRRDRTFYDKPTFGTVDWAVVVVGLVLVVGSVWLSFQGYGQV
- the tbsP gene encoding transcriptional regulator TbsP, which codes for MTFATQSVRTERNVTEVCHALLDGRSDTILVVGPSPTVIDGLLDALDDHADPPTIRLLAAESVLKAFVRDFTDAATLADFVAADVVSLGVSADLFDGPLVLTDDEVVSVVSTESRSAILSTDDETFVATARQEYTACWENADPFTLRTPPLSRVRETMDEEFGPETTADFERMRASLAHDDASGGLDEVDIALLAAAKNEVLLYNLSTWGESVGLASRATFSRKKTQFEDAGLIDTEKVPIDVGRPRLRLLLGDDRLRDATDVVATAEELLADADV